One window from the genome of Fulvivirga lutea encodes:
- a CDS encoding endonuclease domain-containing protein: MNSSTNHYYNKNLKVNAQKLRSNMTKAEACLWKYVLRAGGMKGFTFRRQRPVLQYIADFMCKELKLIIEVDGITHTFEEVAKRDEIRQANLEKAGFTVIRFADEEVLKHINSVQWTIEQQVVRLMNEHDVIPKTRKRNLPPPTPASGG; this comes from the coding sequence ATGAACTCATCCACAAACCACTACTACAACAAAAACCTAAAAGTTAATGCACAAAAGTTGCGCTCAAACATGACGAAGGCAGAAGCCTGCTTGTGGAAATATGTTCTTAGGGCAGGCGGAATGAAGGGTTTTACCTTTAGGAGACAGCGTCCTGTTCTTCAATACATAGCAGATTTCATGTGCAAAGAACTTAAGTTAATTATAGAAGTAGATGGAATTACCCACACTTTTGAAGAAGTAGCAAAGAGAGACGAAATCCGACAAGCCAATTTAGAAAAGGCTGGATTTACCGTAATTCGATTTGCGGATGAAGAGGTGTTAAAACATATTAACTCTGTTCAATGGACAATTGAACAGCAAGTTGTTCGATTAATGAACGAACATGATGTTATTCCAAAAACAAGAAAAAGAAATTTACCACCCCCTACCCCCGCCAGCGGGGGATAA
- a CDS encoding DUF4350 domain-containing protein yields MKQFIIRSLPLLILILGHVTFGQPVADTDFTFELVKAAYQANEGPVITIDEGHNNLHKKDGGLSVLVTALEKDGYQVKANESAISDEVLKSTDIYVIANALHSSDIGNWVVPNPSAFTEKEMDVLVNWVKDGGRLLLVADHMPYGGAAEDLGAKLGIEWNNGFVIKPGQHWPPSTFSLESGTLKETEITKRKEDFETITKLASFTGSAFKAPKDATIIFAFDDSHEVLMPDTAWRFNEKTKKYNSKGWQQGAYFNFGKGKVVALGEAAMITAQIVNDQFKVGFNSPHAPQNLQFALNIFHYLSDHEKYVDKNEIIENLNVAMEEAFNSGDMLKVASFYADNAKLYGPNGNDVEGRAAIDNYWKSLEGKHVSWELETHELNWVGEECHQIGVSRLRFKQNNQTVTATTRFYLVWQPQDNSFKIGKDFYHVYQR; encoded by the coding sequence ATGAAACAGTTTATTATCAGATCACTTCCATTGTTGATACTAATTTTAGGCCATGTTACATTTGGGCAACCGGTGGCTGACACAGATTTTACCTTTGAATTAGTAAAGGCTGCATATCAAGCCAATGAAGGCCCGGTTATTACAATAGATGAAGGCCACAATAACCTGCATAAAAAGGATGGGGGTCTGTCAGTTCTGGTAACGGCTTTGGAAAAAGATGGTTATCAGGTGAAAGCAAATGAATCGGCAATATCTGATGAAGTACTTAAATCCACAGATATTTATGTAATAGCTAATGCATTACATTCATCTGATATTGGTAATTGGGTGGTGCCTAATCCTTCGGCTTTTACTGAAAAAGAGATGGATGTGTTGGTTAATTGGGTGAAAGATGGTGGAAGACTTTTACTAGTGGCGGATCATATGCCTTATGGTGGAGCCGCAGAAGACCTTGGCGCAAAGTTGGGGATAGAATGGAATAATGGTTTTGTAATAAAACCTGGTCAGCATTGGCCACCAAGCACTTTTAGTTTGGAGAGTGGTACTTTAAAAGAAACGGAAATAACTAAGCGTAAGGAAGATTTTGAGACTATCACAAAGCTCGCATCATTTACAGGGTCTGCATTCAAAGCTCCTAAGGATGCCACTATTATCTTTGCATTTGATGATTCTCACGAAGTGCTTATGCCAGATACAGCCTGGCGGTTTAATGAAAAAACTAAAAAGTACAACTCCAAAGGATGGCAGCAAGGTGCCTATTTCAATTTTGGTAAGGGCAAGGTTGTGGCGTTAGGCGAAGCTGCCATGATCACCGCTCAAATTGTGAATGACCAATTTAAAGTTGGATTCAACAGCCCGCACGCACCGCAGAATTTGCAATTCGCACTAAACATCTTCCATTATTTAAGTGATCATGAAAAGTATGTAGATAAAAATGAAATTATTGAAAACTTAAATGTGGCGATGGAGGAGGCTTTTAATTCCGGAGATATGTTAAAAGTAGCTTCATTTTATGCAGATAATGCAAAATTATATGGGCCTAATGGCAATGATGTAGAAGGAAGAGCAGCCATTGATAATTATTGGAAGTCATTAGAAGGCAAGCACGTTAGCTGGGAGTTGGAAACGCATGAATTAAACTGGGTGGGGGAAGAGTGTCATCAAATAGGTGTATCCAGACTGAGATTTAAACAAAACAACCAGACTGTAACCGCCACCACTCGATTTTATTTGGTGTGGCAGCCACAAGACAATTCATTTAAAATAGGTAAAGATTTTTATCATGTATATCAACGCTAA
- a CDS encoding YybH family protein, with protein MKNLYLLIGLLIVLSCNDAEKQSEADFVQQIESVEKSFNDMAAKEGVKAAFLEFVAEDGVINRRGRVFQGKKEIEEYFDSQTLREVQLQWQPEFIDVSESGDMAYTYGQFTFSAKDTTGQSIESAGIFHTVWKRQKTGEWKFVYD; from the coding sequence ATGAAAAATCTATACCTATTGATTGGATTGCTTATTGTTTTATCATGTAATGATGCAGAAAAGCAAAGTGAAGCTGATTTTGTCCAACAAATAGAAAGCGTAGAAAAATCGTTTAATGATATGGCAGCTAAAGAGGGTGTTAAAGCGGCATTTTTGGAGTTTGTTGCCGAAGATGGCGTTATCAACAGAAGAGGTAGGGTTTTTCAAGGCAAAAAAGAAATTGAAGAATATTTTGATAGCCAAACTTTACGAGAGGTTCAATTACAGTGGCAGCCGGAGTTTATTGATGTCTCAGAATCAGGTGATATGGCATATACCTATGGTCAGTTTACATTCTCGGCCAAAGATACCACCGGTCAATCAATAGAAAGTGCCGGTATTTTTCACACAGTCTGGAAGCGCCAAAAAACAGGGGAATGGAAATTTGTGTATGATTAA
- a CDS encoding TolB family protein, producing MRFVVILLFLFVRNISSSFCQEICLPFEIGNGLTFATLDTVYISKSTGLVDERQKPIYRIYMHVLNEDKWSEAIEVSFSNGKYTDYHPEIFQDSLMIFISRRPEPGTNDPVPYGNLWMVMKSNNAWGEPQFISELNHKGHDTYPTLTKSGRLYFNSDRPGGKGSMDIYVSNYMNGKFSDPTPLNALNTTDSENDLVIDPDEKFIIFNRYSFETGELDLFISFNEEGNWSEAQPLTQINEKGVFELTPTLSTDKKYFYYEVEGRVHCLLLETILKKS from the coding sequence TTGAGATTTGTAGTCATTTTATTATTTCTTTTTGTAAGAAACATCTCATCATCATTCTGTCAAGAGATATGCCTGCCGTTTGAAATCGGTAATGGCCTAACCTTCGCTACTTTAGATACTGTCTATATTTCAAAATCAACTGGTTTAGTTGATGAACGACAAAAGCCTATTTACCGAATTTACATGCATGTGCTGAATGAGGATAAATGGAGTGAGGCCATTGAAGTATCATTTTCTAATGGCAAATACACTGACTATCATCCGGAAATTTTCCAAGATAGCTTAATGATATTCATCTCCAGAAGACCTGAGCCAGGAACGAATGATCCTGTGCCGTATGGAAACTTATGGATGGTAATGAAATCAAATAATGCTTGGGGTGAACCACAATTTATTTCAGAACTCAATCACAAAGGGCATGACACCTACCCTACTTTAACTAAATCAGGCAGGCTTTACTTTAACTCTGACAGACCTGGTGGAAAAGGAAGTATGGATATTTATGTGAGTAATTATATGAATGGCAAGTTCAGTGACCCTACACCTCTGAATGCATTGAATACTACGGATAGTGAAAATGACTTAGTCATCGATCCTGATGAGAAATTTATCATTTTCAATCGTTACTCTTTCGAAACAGGGGAATTGGATTTATTTATTTCTTTCAATGAAGAAGGCAACTGGAGTGAGGCTCAGCCATTAACTCAAATCAATGAAAAAGGGGTGTTTGAACTTACTCCTACTCTTTCTACTGATAAAAAGTATTTTTATTATGAAGTAGAAGGACGTGTTCACTGTTTATTGCTTGAAACAATTCTCAAAAAATCATAA
- a CDS encoding YciI family protein, whose product MRSEFLLLMVFVIIITCSEVQAQSEIVRYYHVELQPNTHMPAYEKSQLDSIQLAHLANIKHMAESGRLMVAGPFKDGGGLFILNVASFAEAEQLCNQDPAVMAGKFTYRIKEWYTEKGLFTLENKN is encoded by the coding sequence ATGAGATCAGAATTTCTACTATTGATGGTATTTGTCATAATAATCACCTGTTCCGAAGTTCAGGCGCAATCCGAAATAGTTCGGTATTACCATGTGGAATTACAGCCAAATACTCATATGCCAGCTTATGAAAAGTCACAATTAGACAGTATTCAATTAGCGCATTTAGCTAATATTAAACACATGGCTGAAAGTGGTAGACTAATGGTGGCAGGTCCATTCAAAGATGGTGGTGGACTATTTATTTTAAATGTGGCAAGTTTCGCAGAGGCTGAACAGCTCTGTAATCAGGATCCAGCTGTAATGGCTGGCAAATTCACGTATCGGATAAAAGAATGGTACACAGAAAAGGGTTTATTCACACTAGAAAATAAAAATTGA
- a CDS encoding DUF5694 domain-containing protein, producing MKLLTASLLFFISVTISLGQPNKKPDILILGTYHMATTTSNVVNTEIDDIKNPERQKQLDELINKLAQYKPTKIMVESRSYNQEKLDKKLADYLAGNYELTRNETDQIGLRLAKKLNIQKIYAVDRIDPLPVDSTYNYEKFAESRPEVKAYLKKIYEDLKNEVETDVTHLRTLTVTEQMIFLNSQEHIANDHQRYFRLLDIVDDDIYAGANYLSWWYGRNLKIFTNIKQKIDSNEDRILVIYGNGHNYLLTQMAEESGMFNVVSPMKYLK from the coding sequence ATGAAGCTACTTACTGCCTCCTTACTATTCTTCATATCAGTAACTATATCACTAGGGCAACCAAATAAAAAACCCGATATACTCATACTTGGAACCTACCATATGGCAACCACGACCAGTAATGTTGTAAACACTGAAATTGATGACATCAAAAACCCCGAGCGGCAAAAACAGCTTGATGAGTTGATCAATAAACTGGCTCAATACAAACCCACCAAAATTATGGTTGAAAGCCGATCGTACAATCAAGAAAAACTAGATAAAAAACTGGCTGATTACCTGGCTGGTAACTATGAATTAACCAGAAACGAAACAGATCAAATTGGTCTTCGATTGGCTAAAAAGTTAAATATTCAAAAAATTTATGCTGTTGACAGAATAGATCCTTTACCTGTTGACTCAACATACAATTATGAAAAATTTGCAGAAAGCAGGCCTGAAGTAAAGGCTTATCTGAAAAAAATATACGAGGATCTGAAAAACGAAGTAGAAACTGATGTCACACATCTAAGAACGCTAACAGTTACTGAACAAATGATATTTTTAAATAGCCAAGAACATATTGCCAACGACCATCAACGCTATTTCCGATTATTAGACATTGTTGATGATGACATCTATGCCGGAGCCAATTACTTATCGTGGTGGTACGGTCGAAATCTTAAAATATTCACAAATATCAAACAGAAAATTGACTCCAATGAAGACAGAATTCTAGTGATTTATGGTAACGGGCATAACTATCTTCTCACTCAAATGGCAGAAGAATCAGGTATGTTTAATGTTGTAAGCCCAATGAAATATCTGAAGTAA
- a CDS encoding DUF3592 domain-containing protein, which translates to MNLTTEQKNHLESLLKSGDELAAVRYLQNTLGLSAEEALKLTEELDRTVEESPDLKMREFMAKSSAKAMKDSKVSKWVGGIFLFFGLIMLGVAVYIFYTNYKFAETAVPVIGKVIDHDTYYSSDDDGNRTLMYSSIFEYNYNNQTYTHTSDVGSSSPDYEIGEEAEILIDPKFPGKALVNTFWDRWFSIVIIGFFGVTFSGAGYMVLRLF; encoded by the coding sequence ATGAATCTCACCACTGAACAAAAAAATCATTTAGAAAGTCTACTCAAATCTGGAGATGAACTAGCTGCAGTTCGTTATCTGCAAAACACCTTGGGCTTATCAGCCGAAGAAGCATTAAAACTTACTGAGGAGTTAGATAGAACAGTAGAAGAATCTCCCGATTTAAAAATGCGTGAGTTTATGGCTAAATCCAGTGCCAAGGCCATGAAGGATAGTAAGGTAAGCAAATGGGTAGGTGGCATCTTTCTTTTCTTTGGTTTGATAATGCTAGGTGTAGCAGTTTATATCTTTTATACAAACTACAAATTTGCAGAAACGGCCGTACCTGTAATTGGTAAAGTAATTGACCATGATACCTATTACAGCTCTGACGATGATGGAAACAGAACCTTAATGTATAGTAGTATTTTTGAGTACAACTATAATAATCAAACTTATACCCATACCAGTGATGTGGGATCTTCCAGCCCGGACTATGAAATAGGAGAAGAGGCAGAAATATTAATCGATCCTAAATTTCCTGGTAAGGCCTTGGTAAACACCTTCTGGGATCGTTGGTTTTCGATTGTTATTATAGGCTTTTTCGGAGTTACCTTTAGCGGTGCAGGTTATATGGTTTTGAGGTTGTTTTAA
- a CDS encoding DUF1761 domain-containing protein has product MQNVDINYLAVVAAALSMFVIGGLWYSPILFGNAWAKENGFTPEFVQSGNKAKIFGGSLLLSLIIAFNLAGFISGFEEWTWGLIGGFLSGFGWVAMSIGILYLFERRSAKLFFINAGYFVFSFLVMGLILGLWK; this is encoded by the coding sequence ATGCAAAATGTAGACATTAACTATTTAGCTGTAGTGGCAGCCGCACTTTCCATGTTCGTGATTGGTGGATTATGGTACTCACCAATATTATTCGGTAATGCATGGGCAAAAGAGAACGGCTTTACTCCTGAATTTGTGCAAAGTGGTAATAAAGCGAAAATCTTTGGTGGTTCATTACTCCTTTCTTTAATAATAGCATTTAACCTGGCCGGATTTATTAGTGGGTTTGAAGAATGGACATGGGGTTTGATTGGTGGGTTTTTATCAGGGTTTGGCTGGGTAGCTATGAGCATTGGTATTCTGTACCTCTTTGAAAGGAGGTCGGCTAAGCTATTCTTTATTAATGCGGGGTACTTTGTGTTTTCCTTTTTAGTTATGGGGCTGATTCTTGGCTTGTGGAAGTAA
- a CDS encoding sensor histidine kinase, whose protein sequence is MKPFKIIGIIWSGTKLISIFSVMLWLKSIGVERSIIRVASSQIGSWLLGLVFLYFIINLLLKKDLLRKYWVYHLRINLLGIVVFTLLMSVFPILMEYIYNKPKLPELWEMYLANLPSFFRESFLTYNFLIGITYGLIYYDSRKQEEVKREKVEKQLLETRMLYLKSQLRPHFLFNSLNAISSLIDEDSKKAQSMLVDLSELLRSVLEFDSRNKISLQEELNILEKYIQIEITRFSDSLIIKKNISNDHLTCLIPSFILQPLVENSIKHGFTENKLEIIISTELIDETLCIKVSDNGSGLTENWKYGTGLSNIITRISETYGEKYAFKIYNNTNQPGLTNEIILPAEK, encoded by the coding sequence ATGAAGCCATTTAAAATCATTGGTATCATTTGGAGTGGCACAAAACTCATCTCCATCTTTAGTGTAATGCTGTGGCTAAAATCCATTGGCGTTGAGCGTTCCATTATACGTGTGGCATCATCTCAAATTGGCAGCTGGCTATTAGGCCTTGTGTTTCTCTATTTCATAATCAATCTGCTCTTAAAAAAAGATTTACTCAGAAAATACTGGGTATATCATCTAAGAATTAACCTTCTGGGTATTGTCGTTTTTACTTTGCTTATGTCTGTATTTCCAATTTTAATGGAATACATATATAATAAACCCAAGCTACCTGAGCTATGGGAAATGTACCTGGCTAACCTGCCAAGTTTTTTTAGGGAAAGCTTTTTAACTTATAATTTTCTTATTGGCATTACCTATGGTTTAATTTATTATGATTCCAGGAAACAGGAAGAAGTCAAACGAGAGAAAGTAGAAAAGCAGCTACTTGAAACTCGCATGTTATATCTCAAATCTCAATTGCGGCCTCACTTTCTTTTTAACTCACTGAATGCCATTAGCTCATTGATAGATGAAGACAGTAAAAAAGCCCAGTCGATGCTGGTAGATTTGAGTGAATTACTCCGTAGCGTGTTGGAATTTGACAGTCGAAACAAAATTTCTTTACAAGAAGAGCTAAATATTCTTGAAAAATATATTCAGATTGAAATCACGCGCTTTTCTGACTCATTGATCATTAAAAAAAACATTTCTAATGACCATCTGACATGCCTAATTCCTTCATTTATTCTTCAACCCCTTGTTGAAAATTCCATTAAACATGGCTTCACAGAAAACAAGTTGGAAATTATCATTTCAACTGAATTAATCGATGAAACTCTTTGCATCAAAGTTTCTGATAATGGCTCGGGTTTGACTGAAAATTGGAAGTATGGCACGGGACTGTCCAATATAATTACCAGAATTAGCGAAACGTACGGTGAGAAATACGCATTTAAAATTTATAACAACACCAATCAACCAGGTCTGACTAATGAAATAATTTTACCAGCAGAAAAATGA
- a CDS encoding outer membrane protein assembly factor BamB family protein, which translates to MYINAKTFVGILSLALLSTTLFAQLEPSWKFNTYSSIYGGAATDGSSIYFGNEGGEFYALSQAGEERWQVNLSGSIKSTPAVSNKAVYINTGEGILYAINPKKGTIIWEKKLGEEKKYDLWDYYLSSPLIENDRLYVGLGDGNVTCVSASDGRIIWSFKTVDAIHATPVIDGSSLFIGSFDGFLYSLNKSTGELNWKFDTAGSTNYPNGEIQKKALVDVDWVYVTCRGNFLYKINKTTGAKDAEFFEPGSWIIAAPVLVGNNLLFGTSDSQKVRSVDKNTLKENWSATTTMRIYGQGIAAESNAYFTTFDGKVIQVNTSTGDSQVVFQTQTSKENYSLIYNEQGYFRKDMLQLYGSNIAAAEKLLLLLGAFAGEGLKHDGQLIYGNSNGTLYSFTIGNE; encoded by the coding sequence ATGTATATCAACGCTAAAACTTTTGTGGGCATTTTATCATTAGCCCTATTATCAACAACACTATTCGCTCAATTAGAGCCAAGTTGGAAATTCAATACTTATAGCTCCATTTATGGCGGTGCGGCAACAGATGGAAGTTCTATCTATTTTGGAAATGAAGGCGGTGAGTTTTATGCTCTTTCTCAGGCTGGTGAAGAACGTTGGCAAGTGAACTTGTCAGGATCGATCAAGTCCACACCAGCAGTTTCTAATAAAGCTGTTTATATTAATACCGGTGAAGGTATATTATATGCCATCAACCCGAAAAAGGGCACAATAATTTGGGAGAAGAAATTAGGTGAAGAAAAGAAATATGATTTGTGGGATTACTATTTGTCATCACCGCTTATTGAAAATGACCGGCTTTATGTAGGGCTGGGAGATGGAAATGTAACATGCGTTTCAGCAAGTGATGGGCGTATAATATGGTCGTTTAAAACAGTAGATGCCATACATGCGACTCCGGTTATTGATGGCAGTAGTTTGTTCATAGGCAGTTTTGATGGCTTTCTTTATTCTTTGAATAAAAGCACAGGTGAACTAAACTGGAAGTTTGATACTGCAGGAAGCACTAATTATCCCAATGGTGAAATTCAGAAAAAGGCACTGGTTGATGTTGATTGGGTGTATGTGACTTGTCGTGGAAATTTCCTTTACAAAATTAATAAGACAACCGGAGCAAAGGATGCGGAGTTTTTTGAGCCTGGAAGCTGGATAATTGCTGCTCCTGTGCTAGTTGGCAACAATCTCTTATTTGGCACTTCTGACTCACAAAAAGTAAGGTCAGTTGACAAAAATACGTTAAAAGAAAATTGGTCTGCAACTACTACTATGCGCATTTATGGGCAGGGAATTGCAGCTGAATCTAATGCTTATTTCACAACATTTGATGGAAAAGTGATTCAGGTAAATACAAGTACGGGAGATTCTCAAGTGGTATTTCAAACTCAAACGAGCAAAGAAAATTATTCGTTGATTTATAATGAACAAGGTTATTTTAGAAAAGATATGCTACAGTTGTACGGTAGCAACATAGCTGCGGCCGAAAAATTATTATTGCTTCTAGGTGCATTTGCCGGAGAAGGCTTAAAGCATGACGGTCAGCTTATCTATGGTAATTCGAATGGAACACTTTATTCGTTTACTATTGGAAATGAATGA
- a CDS encoding LVIVD repeat-containing protein encodes MRLTILRCLILLPLLFGCDDDSDEMAPNNTIPDPTEEVPDEPDLLEPTASCEVIGQLEFDQWVSDIWGYSENDENYVLIGFGAEGLINDTTGVYIVNVGDPTQPSLVKKFNNVGGWDIKTYQNYMYTVNGVEEAKGSVVDLSDPSNPVKVGEFDGAHNIFISNGLLTASLPGIKIYDIKTDPTNPRLLWTGGPLDSGHEAMIKGDTLFDFHGSEGTKIYDISDPTKPVAIGYIESLLIRFHHSGWVTKDGNYLVINDERPAGSAELGDDFTVWDISDIAQPVLKYKYKDLASTLHNVHIVNYTAYFSYYSAGLRAFDFRDPENPVLICEYDTDPEISGKGYFLGAFGVYALSDKPYVYISDVKNGLFIFDK; translated from the coding sequence ATGAGACTTACAATTCTACGCTGCTTAATCTTATTACCCTTACTTTTCGGATGCGATGATGATAGTGATGAGATGGCGCCTAATAATACCATTCCTGACCCTACAGAAGAAGTACCTGACGAGCCGGACTTACTTGAACCTACTGCATCTTGTGAAGTGATTGGGCAATTAGAGTTTGATCAGTGGGTATCAGATATATGGGGATATAGTGAAAATGACGAGAATTATGTGCTAATAGGTTTTGGTGCAGAAGGTTTAATTAATGATACTACTGGTGTTTATATTGTAAACGTAGGTGATCCAACTCAGCCTTCACTTGTGAAAAAATTCAACAATGTTGGGGGTTGGGATATTAAAACCTACCAGAACTATATGTACACGGTGAACGGAGTCGAAGAGGCCAAAGGAAGCGTGGTAGATTTGTCCGATCCAAGTAATCCTGTAAAGGTTGGTGAATTTGATGGAGCTCATAACATATTCATTTCTAATGGCTTACTGACCGCATCCCTACCAGGAATAAAAATATACGACATTAAAACAGACCCAACTAACCCTAGGTTGCTATGGACGGGTGGGCCATTAGATTCTGGCCATGAAGCCATGATAAAAGGTGATACTTTATTCGATTTTCACGGCAGTGAAGGAACTAAAATTTATGATATATCTGATCCTACAAAACCCGTTGCCATTGGTTATATAGAATCTCTCTTAATTAGGTTCCATCATAGCGGCTGGGTGACCAAAGATGGTAATTACTTGGTAATTAATGACGAACGACCGGCTGGTAGCGCGGAACTAGGAGACGACTTTACTGTTTGGGATATTTCCGATATAGCTCAACCTGTTCTTAAATACAAATACAAAGATCTAGCTTCTACCTTGCATAATGTACATATAGTTAACTATACTGCATATTTCTCTTATTATTCAGCCGGCTTACGAGCCTTTGATTTTCGAGACCCAGAGAATCCTGTTTTAATTTGCGAATACGATACTGATCCTGAAATTAGTGGCAAAGGCTATTTTCTTGGTGCATTTGGGGTATATGCCTTATCAGATAAACCTTATGTATATATTAGTGATGTGAAAAATGGATTATTTATTTTTGATAAGTAG
- a CDS encoding LytR/AlgR family response regulator transcription factor, with translation MIKVGIIDDEPLARKRVKKLVKQRFDIEISFECGNVESAISNIDELKPDIIFLDIQMKSKNGFDVLDKINFIPIIIFITAYDKYAVRAFEYTAFDYLMKPFKEERFFSVLNRAISLVHTRNMEADQRQIRELLQLMSHQSDHKAGLYKTSIPIKLADKTYFIPCESIEYIKASGYYAEIIESGKKHILRQSLTELIKILDPSKFIRIHRSSIINTSFLKEIVSVGFGDVEIKMDDNTTHRVSKTYKEELFKLMGMN, from the coding sequence ATGATCAAAGTAGGAATAATAGACGATGAACCGCTTGCACGTAAAAGAGTTAAGAAACTAGTAAAACAGCGTTTCGATATTGAAATCTCTTTTGAATGTGGTAATGTTGAAAGTGCTATTTCGAATATTGATGAGCTTAAACCAGATATTATATTTTTAGACATACAAATGAAGTCAAAGAATGGCTTCGATGTTCTCGATAAAATAAATTTCATACCCATTATTATTTTCATTACCGCCTACGACAAGTATGCAGTACGCGCCTTTGAGTATACGGCATTCGATTACCTGATGAAACCATTCAAAGAAGAGCGCTTTTTCTCTGTGTTAAATCGTGCCATTAGCCTGGTTCATACACGAAATATGGAAGCTGATCAACGACAAATCAGAGAACTACTTCAATTAATGTCGCATCAATCTGACCACAAGGCTGGCCTGTATAAAACATCTATCCCAATTAAACTCGCTGACAAAACCTATTTCATTCCTTGCGAAAGTATTGAGTACATCAAAGCTTCAGGATATTATGCTGAAATTATTGAAAGTGGCAAAAAGCACATTTTAAGACAATCACTCACTGAACTCATAAAAATCTTAGACCCATCAAAATTTATTAGGATACATCGATCATCCATCATAAACACTTCATTTTTAAAAGAAATTGTAAGTGTTGGCTTTGGAGATGTTGAAATAAAGATGGATGACAATACTACGCACCGGGTAAGTAAAACCTATAAAGAAGAGCTTTTCAAGCTGATGGGTATGAATTAA